From Lolium perenne isolate Kyuss_39 chromosome 5, Kyuss_2.0, whole genome shotgun sequence, a single genomic window includes:
- the LOC127302001 gene encoding F-box protein At3g07870 isoform X2, with product MVSEEVNSKKQRNEECFINRLPRDLIERVFLRLPVSTLLMCVGVCKPWQNLIWDPQFVTLHLKHASRFALLFFRKESVAGERHPSDAVLIDEAWSQSTYAVPVVGPDDILFGSCNGLLGLYTKTSSIKIANLATGECLRLEKPVKNLKGDHFSFYSFGFHPLTKEYKITHFLGDCVEVRPQNKDRFNFIQVYKLGDETWKDIRTPESLSLNCVRNSGTINVDGTMYWLTEDMAANWQHAVMSFDLGKESFARIQLPASVPEDCASGGSRRYWIREIDGKVSIATAQTYPSQPRRLVGELQIWALDNKAEQRWSHKYNMQAIDYIPGPNLAHGEKLLMQCCDGNLYSYEFLAENVMSKVLKMVKLLDFSPYKPDNMQSYICVKSLVRLDVYKKAGIVCRPNQRDGWELEKWKAWQLLISKMEELWSRVHQKEHESIASLQQLRIQLNGLLPHVSDDSIRQQIGMKIGQKFPVFPDQPRSLRRLNLVEQKRDIEALHARINKHVEIVKGVTQALGSISSMIHSVIQDQVGASSSNAVISSQTQSEGGDAVET from the exons ATGGTTTCTGAGGAGGTCAATTCAAAGAAGCAAAGAAATGAGGAATGCTTCATTAACCGTCTCCCAAGAGACCTCATTGAGCGGGTATTCTTGAGGCTTCCAGTTAGCACTTTATTGATGTGCGTTGGTGTCTGCAAACCCTGGCAAAACTTGATCTGGGATCCACAGTTTGTCACATTACACCTCAAGCATGCTTCCCGTTTTGCCCTCCTATTCTTCAGAAAAGAGTCTGTTGCAGGCGAACGCCACCCTAGTGACGCAGTCCTGATTGATGAAGCCTGGTCACAGTCGACATATGCAGTGCCAGTGGTTGGGCCTGATGATATCCTTTTTGGTTCATGCAATGGGCTTCTTGGCTTATACACAAAGACATCGTCTATCAAGATAGCTAACCTTGCAACTGGTGAATGCTTGCGTCTGGAAAAACCTGTAAAGAATCTCAAGGGTGACCACTTCTCGTTTTATagctttggatttcacccactgacAAAAGAATACAAGATTACACACTTTCTTGGTGATTGTGTTGAGGTTCGCCCCCAGAACAAAGACAGATTCAATTTCATTCAAGTTTATAAACTTGGTGATGAGACATGGAAAGATATCAGAACTCCAGAAAGCTTAAGCTTGAACTGTGTGAGAAACTCTGGTACAATCAATGTTGATGGAACAATGTATTGGCTAACTGAAGATATGGCAGCTAACTGGCAGCATGCTGTTATGTCTTTTGATCTTGGTAAAGAAAGTTTTGCACGGATACAACTGCCAGCATCAGTACCTGAAGATTGTGCTTCTGGTGGTTCTCGTCGGTATTGGATCAGAGAAATTGATGGGAAGGTAAGTATAGCAACTGCTCAAACTTATCCTTCTCAGCCCAGAAGACTTGTTGGTGAGCTGCAGATCTGGGCACTTGACAATAAAGCGGAGCAAAGGTGGAGCCATAAATACAATATGCAAGCAATAGATTACATACCGGGACCAAATTTGGCTCATGGGGAAAAGTTGTTGATGCAATGCTGTGACGGTAACCTATATTCGTATGAATTTCTTGCGGAGAACGTCATGAGTAAAGTGCTTAAGATGGTGAAGCTGTTAGATTTCAGCCCCTACAAACCTGACAACATGCAATCCTACATTTGTGTGAAGTCACTTGTACGTTTAGATGTATACAAGAAAGCTGGCATTGTGTGTAGGCCAAATCAACGGGATGGCTGGGAATTGGAGAAGTGGAAGGCGTGGCAGCTGCTAATCTCTAAGATGGAAGAATTGTGGAGCCGTGTTCATCAAAAGGAGCATGAGAGTATT GCATCTTTACAACAACTCCGCATACAGCTCAATGGTCTACTACCACATGTATCAGATGATTCGATTCGACAACAAATAGGCATGAAAATTGGTCAAAAGTTTCCAGTCTTTCCAGATCAA CCAAGATCCCTCCGGCGGCTTAATTTGGTAGAGCAAAAGCGGGATATAGAAGCTTTACATGCTCGTATCAACAAGCATGTGGAGATTGTCAAG GGTGTGACTCAGGCACTCGGCAGCATCAGTAGTATGATCCATAGTGTTATACAGGATCAG GTGGGTGCATCAAGTTCAAATGCTGTCATTTCCTCTCAGACTCAGAGCGAGGGCGGGGATGCAGTTGAGACTTGA
- the LOC127302001 gene encoding F-box protein At3g07870 isoform X1 translates to MVSEEVNSKKQRNEECFINRLPRDLIERVFLRLPVSTLLMCVGVCKPWQNLIWDPQFVTLHLKHASRFALLFFRKESVAGERHPSDAVLIDEAWSQSTYAVPVVGPDDILFGSCNGLLGLYTKTSSIKIANLATGECLRLEKPVKNLKGDHFSFYSFGFHPLTKEYKITHFLGDCVEVRPQNKDRFNFIQVYKLGDETWKDIRTPESLSLNCVRNSGTINVDGTMYWLTEDMAANWQHAVMSFDLGKESFARIQLPASVPEDCASGGSRRYWIREIDGKVSIATAQTYPSQPRRLVGELQIWALDNKAEQRWSHKYNMQAIDYIPGPNLAHGEKLLMQCCDGNLYSYEFLAENVMSKVLKMVKLLDFSPYKPDNMQSYICVKSLVRLDVYKKAGIVCRPNQRDGWELEKWKAWQLLISKMEELWSRVHQKEHESIASLQQLRIQLNGLLPHVSDDSIRQQIGMKIGQKFPVFPDQQPRSLRRLNLVEQKRDIEALHARINKHVEIVKGVTQALGSISSMIHSVIQDQVGASSSNAVISSQTQSEGGDAVET, encoded by the exons ATGGTTTCTGAGGAGGTCAATTCAAAGAAGCAAAGAAATGAGGAATGCTTCATTAACCGTCTCCCAAGAGACCTCATTGAGCGGGTATTCTTGAGGCTTCCAGTTAGCACTTTATTGATGTGCGTTGGTGTCTGCAAACCCTGGCAAAACTTGATCTGGGATCCACAGTTTGTCACATTACACCTCAAGCATGCTTCCCGTTTTGCCCTCCTATTCTTCAGAAAAGAGTCTGTTGCAGGCGAACGCCACCCTAGTGACGCAGTCCTGATTGATGAAGCCTGGTCACAGTCGACATATGCAGTGCCAGTGGTTGGGCCTGATGATATCCTTTTTGGTTCATGCAATGGGCTTCTTGGCTTATACACAAAGACATCGTCTATCAAGATAGCTAACCTTGCAACTGGTGAATGCTTGCGTCTGGAAAAACCTGTAAAGAATCTCAAGGGTGACCACTTCTCGTTTTATagctttggatttcacccactgacAAAAGAATACAAGATTACACACTTTCTTGGTGATTGTGTTGAGGTTCGCCCCCAGAACAAAGACAGATTCAATTTCATTCAAGTTTATAAACTTGGTGATGAGACATGGAAAGATATCAGAACTCCAGAAAGCTTAAGCTTGAACTGTGTGAGAAACTCTGGTACAATCAATGTTGATGGAACAATGTATTGGCTAACTGAAGATATGGCAGCTAACTGGCAGCATGCTGTTATGTCTTTTGATCTTGGTAAAGAAAGTTTTGCACGGATACAACTGCCAGCATCAGTACCTGAAGATTGTGCTTCTGGTGGTTCTCGTCGGTATTGGATCAGAGAAATTGATGGGAAGGTAAGTATAGCAACTGCTCAAACTTATCCTTCTCAGCCCAGAAGACTTGTTGGTGAGCTGCAGATCTGGGCACTTGACAATAAAGCGGAGCAAAGGTGGAGCCATAAATACAATATGCAAGCAATAGATTACATACCGGGACCAAATTTGGCTCATGGGGAAAAGTTGTTGATGCAATGCTGTGACGGTAACCTATATTCGTATGAATTTCTTGCGGAGAACGTCATGAGTAAAGTGCTTAAGATGGTGAAGCTGTTAGATTTCAGCCCCTACAAACCTGACAACATGCAATCCTACATTTGTGTGAAGTCACTTGTACGTTTAGATGTATACAAGAAAGCTGGCATTGTGTGTAGGCCAAATCAACGGGATGGCTGGGAATTGGAGAAGTGGAAGGCGTGGCAGCTGCTAATCTCTAAGATGGAAGAATTGTGGAGCCGTGTTCATCAAAAGGAGCATGAGAGTATT GCATCTTTACAACAACTCCGCATACAGCTCAATGGTCTACTACCACATGTATCAGATGATTCGATTCGACAACAAATAGGCATGAAAATTGGTCAAAAGTTTCCAGTCTTTCCAGATCAA CAGCCAAGATCCCTCCGGCGGCTTAATTTGGTAGAGCAAAAGCGGGATATAGAAGCTTTACATGCTCGTATCAACAAGCATGTGGAGATTGTCAAG GGTGTGACTCAGGCACTCGGCAGCATCAGTAGTATGATCCATAGTGTTATACAGGATCAG GTGGGTGCATCAAGTTCAAATGCTGTCATTTCCTCTCAGACTCAGAGCGAGGGCGGGGATGCAGTTGAGACTTGA